A genomic region of uncultured Roseibium sp. contains the following coding sequences:
- a CDS encoding multicopper oxidase domain-containing protein produces the protein MSLTFSRRQFLAGSLALTGTCLAGPAWSNTARPRLTIPPLADGTDGAPLDLTIHTGMWSFRPGVLTPTIGVNQDYLGPTIRTRRNTELTLNYHNTLTEGVSVHGHGLHVPGNVDGGPQLEMPPGERWQPTLSIVQPAATCWYHSHTHGRTGDQVYRGLAGMIIIDDDEAVSKELPNRHGVDDLPVILQDRTFDAAGRLVYSLEEAGEDGWFGDTAIINGALSPVAEVPAGKVRLRLLNGANARFYILAFADNRTFHKIASDGGLLEAPVPMTTMEMSPGERCEIIVDLSEDTSAELLTFFEDDIDEEGEGIVSGLVGLLTGPGQSAPRASLLLTVDRSLVAHTAPVPERLATIERPDPGEITKTREFVLEMDHGESESAHAQGHGAHAGHAMTMTINGAAMDMGVINERVERGVWERWRIRSDQGAHPFHVHGCSFLIEQMEGAAVTPDQAGWKDTVVLDDDDWSEIVVRFDHLASEEFPYMYHCHILEHEDQGMMGQFTVTDRTG, from the coding sequence ATGTCGCTCACGTTTTCCCGGCGCCAGTTCCTCGCAGGCAGCCTTGCGCTCACAGGCACTTGCCTGGCAGGGCCGGCATGGTCGAACACGGCGCGCCCGCGGCTGACGATACCGCCTCTGGCAGATGGGACGGACGGCGCGCCGCTGGATCTGACGATCCACACCGGCATGTGGTCTTTCAGGCCGGGTGTCCTGACACCGACGATCGGTGTCAACCAGGACTACCTGGGCCCGACCATTCGCACGCGGCGGAACACCGAGCTCACCCTCAACTACCACAACACATTGACCGAAGGCGTCTCCGTTCACGGGCACGGATTGCACGTTCCGGGGAACGTCGACGGCGGGCCGCAGCTGGAAATGCCGCCCGGCGAACGCTGGCAGCCGACCCTTTCGATCGTGCAGCCGGCCGCGACCTGCTGGTACCACTCCCACACACATGGCAGGACGGGAGACCAGGTCTATCGCGGTCTCGCGGGCATGATCATCATCGATGACGATGAGGCGGTCTCGAAGGAACTCCCGAACCGCCATGGTGTCGACGATCTTCCGGTGATCCTTCAGGACAGAACCTTCGATGCGGCGGGGCGGCTGGTCTATTCGCTGGAAGAGGCCGGGGAAGACGGCTGGTTCGGCGACACGGCCATCATCAACGGTGCCTTGTCGCCGGTCGCCGAGGTTCCCGCCGGCAAGGTCCGTCTTCGCCTTCTCAACGGCGCGAACGCGCGCTTTTACATTTTGGCATTCGCCGACAACCGGACCTTTCACAAGATTGCCAGCGATGGCGGCCTGCTGGAAGCGCCCGTGCCGATGACAACAATGGAAATGTCTCCCGGCGAACGGTGCGAGATCATCGTGGATCTGTCCGAAGACACCTCGGCTGAACTGCTGACATTCTTCGAAGACGATATAGATGAGGAAGGCGAGGGGATCGTTTCCGGTCTCGTGGGTCTGCTGACCGGACCCGGTCAGTCAGCCCCGCGTGCCTCGCTGCTGTTGACGGTCGACCGGTCGCTGGTCGCGCATACCGCGCCCGTTCCCGAACGCCTGGCGACCATCGAGCGTCCGGACCCGGGCGAGATCACGAAAACGCGCGAATTCGTCCTGGAAATGGATCATGGCGAGAGCGAAAGCGCCCATGCGCAGGGCCACGGTGCACATGCGGGACATGCCATGACCATGACGATCAACGGGGCCGCGATGGACATGGGCGTCATCAACGAGCGTGTCGAGCGCGGTGTCTGGGAGCGCTGGCGCATCCGTTCCGATCAAGGTGCACACCCGTTCCATGTGCACGGCTGTTCGTTCCTGATCGAACAGATGGAGGGCGCGGCTGTGACCCCCGATCAGGCGGGCTGGAAGGACACAGTGGTGCTGGATGACGACGACTGGTCGGAAATTGTCGTCCGCTTCGATCACCTCGCAAGCGAAGAGTTCCCTTATATGTATCACTGCCACATTCTGGAACACGAAGATCAGGGCATGATGGGGCAGTTCACGGTTACCGACAGAACCGGCTGA
- the tcuB gene encoding tricarballylate utilization 4Fe-4S protein TcuB: protein MQTDLLQEARRQAEICNACRYCEGYCSVFPALHQERFFTDANLTQLANLCHNCRGCYYACQYTAPHEFDLNLPKALAEVRQDSWESFAWPAPLARRFQKSGVMIALATILGFALLFVAFRALGSAGGEGFYAVLSHSAMVAIFLPAFLFPLASIAVSLRRYWQETGGTTITLKEIVDAFGSAAKMKNLAGGHGDGCNFEDEDRFSQARRHAHQAVMYGFLLCLASTSAGTLLHYVFDMPAPYPLWSLPKLLGIPGGVLMVIGTVMLASLKLKADRSLGAASAWGGEMGFILLLFLVALSGLALYALGSTRAMPALLAVHLGSVLSFFLLTPYTKMAHGFYRLAALIRDEQRKSAG from the coding sequence ATGCAAACTGATCTGCTCCAGGAAGCCCGCCGCCAGGCGGAGATCTGCAACGCCTGCCGCTACTGCGAGGGCTACTGCTCGGTCTTTCCGGCCCTGCACCAGGAACGCTTCTTCACCGACGCCAACCTGACCCAGCTGGCCAATCTCTGCCACAACTGCCGGGGCTGTTATTACGCCTGCCAGTACACGGCACCGCACGAGTTCGATCTTAATCTGCCGAAGGCGCTTGCGGAGGTGCGTCAGGACAGCTGGGAGAGCTTTGCATGGCCTGCCCCGCTGGCGCGCCGTTTCCAGAAAAGCGGCGTGATGATCGCGCTCGCGACGATCCTCGGGTTTGCCCTTCTGTTCGTGGCTTTCCGCGCGCTCGGGTCTGCCGGTGGCGAAGGGTTTTATGCCGTTCTGTCCCATTCCGCCATGGTGGCGATATTCCTCCCGGCCTTCCTGTTTCCACTCGCAAGCATCGCGGTCAGCCTCAGACGCTACTGGCAGGAGACCGGCGGCACGACGATCACGCTGAAGGAGATCGTCGATGCCTTCGGGTCCGCTGCAAAAATGAAGAACCTCGCCGGCGGGCACGGCGACGGCTGCAATTTCGAAGACGAAGACCGGTTCAGCCAGGCGCGCCGTCACGCGCACCAGGCGGTCATGTACGGCTTCCTGCTCTGCCTTGCCTCGACCTCGGCCGGAACGCTCCTTCACTACGTTTTCGACATGCCGGCGCCTTATCCGCTGTGGTCGCTGCCAAAGCTTCTGGGCATACCGGGCGGTGTCCTGATGGTGATCGGGACGGTCATGCTGGCTTCCCTGAAGCTGAAAGCGGACCGGTCCCTTGGCGCAGCGTCCGCCTGGGGCGGCGAGATGGGTTTCATCCTGCTCCTGTTCCTGGTCGCGCTGTCCGGCCTTGCGCTTTACGCACTCGGCAGCACGAGGGCCATGCCGGCGCTGCTGGCCGTCCACCTTGGCTCGGTGCTCAGCTTCTTCCTGCTGACGCCCTATACCAAGATGGCCCACGGCTTCTACCGCCTTGCAGCCCTCATCCGCGACGAACAGCGGAAGTCGGCGGGGTAA
- a CDS encoding LysR family transcriptional regulator codes for MRINFDFNDLEAFLAVMETASFHHAAERLSLSQSAITRRIQKLEETLGSVLFERTTRAVRPTLAAKRLQARAEAMLEGARETTLAMRDESVAFAHQRGLLVTIAMIPTMVTPLLAPAIGRLRENGTFSRVRLLDRAANEVAEAVSQGEADFGICSIGSLEANTQFEPLFEDRIVLTLPRDHALAAACTVAWPDLQDVPLILPARGTGNRLLIDEAMARSRLSAHWTYEVGRSSTAMDLVSEGVGVALLPRSAMYSAQGKMLAFRNLGDPVVSRPVGMLTRNGVAGNPVTDGFKQAFRDLSEGLRTS; via the coding sequence ATGCGCATCAATTTTGATTTCAACGATCTCGAGGCCTTTCTGGCCGTCATGGAGACAGCCTCGTTTCACCATGCCGCCGAGCGGCTGAGCCTTTCGCAATCGGCGATTACCCGCAGGATTCAGAAGCTGGAGGAAACACTTGGCTCCGTCCTGTTCGAGCGCACCACGCGTGCGGTCAGACCGACGCTTGCCGCCAAGCGATTGCAGGCGCGGGCCGAGGCGATGCTGGAAGGCGCAAGGGAGACAACCCTGGCCATGCGGGACGAAAGCGTCGCCTTTGCCCACCAGCGCGGCCTACTGGTGACAATCGCGATGATCCCGACCATGGTCACCCCCCTGCTGGCACCCGCGATCGGCCGGCTCCGGGAAAACGGCACTTTTTCAAGGGTGCGGCTGCTGGATCGGGCCGCCAACGAAGTCGCGGAAGCCGTTTCGCAGGGAGAAGCCGATTTTGGCATCTGTTCCATCGGCTCGCTGGAAGCGAACACGCAGTTCGAGCCGCTGTTCGAGGACAGGATCGTCCTGACCCTGCCGCGCGATCATGCGCTTGCCGCGGCGTGCACTGTCGCATGGCCGGATCTTCAGGACGTGCCCTTGATCCTTCCGGCAAGAGGCACGGGCAATCGTCTCCTGATTGACGAGGCGATGGCCAGGAGCAGACTGTCGGCCCATTGGACATATGAGGTCGGCCGCTCATCCACCGCCATGGATCTTGTCAGTGAAGGTGTCGGCGTTGCGTTGTTGCCGAGATCGGCGATGTATTCCGCCCAGGGCAAGATGCTGGCTTTCAGGAATCTGGGTGATCCGGTCGTGTCGCGCCCGGTCGGGATGCTGACCCGGAACGGGGTTGCCGGAAATCCGGTGACGGATGGGTTCAAGCAGGCCTTCCGGGACTTGTCGGAAGGCCTGAGAACGTCCTGA
- a CDS encoding SpoVR family protein, whose translation MAKRAPKPKSDLLFDQADWDFDTLRRTLDAIEDVARDDLGLDFYPNQIEIISSEQMLDAYSSIGMPLMYHHWSFGKHFLGHERLYRKGARGLAYEIVINSNPCISYCLEENTMPLQALVMAHAAFGHNHFFKSNHLFRQWTDADGILDYLEYARKFIACCEEKHGLSEVEATLDAAHSLMPHGVFRHRRPRQPSLREAEEQRRERIAAAEQNVHYLWNTILNPARGQASTDTELLDRKRDMHLPEENLLYFLEHYSPVLTTWQREILRIVRNIGQYFYPQKQTKVMNEGCASFVHYYILNKLHEQGRISDGAMLEILHSHTNVLTQPDFDDPRFSGINPYALGFAMMDDIRRVCLDPTEEDREWFPDLAGSGDWRSVLRHAWANYRDESFIQQFLSPAVIRRFRMFALSDESSSRYCTVTGIHNEQGYRHVRDALARDHDLAALEPEIQVADADLLGDRCLHLKAIRRNSVPLDPESRAATLKHVERLWGYKVEIVETDTPN comes from the coding sequence ATGGCTAAACGCGCGCCGAAACCGAAATCCGATCTTTTGTTCGACCAGGCCGACTGGGACTTCGACACGCTGCGGCGGACGCTGGACGCCATCGAGGACGTCGCCCGCGATGACCTCGGGCTGGATTTCTATCCGAACCAGATCGAAATCATTTCGTCCGAACAGATGCTGGACGCCTACTCCTCGATCGGCATGCCGCTGATGTATCATCACTGGTCGTTCGGAAAACACTTTCTGGGCCACGAGCGCCTTTACCGAAAGGGCGCGCGCGGACTCGCCTATGAGATCGTGATCAATTCCAACCCCTGCATCAGCTATTGTCTGGAAGAGAACACCATGCCGCTGCAGGCGCTGGTGATGGCGCATGCCGCCTTCGGTCACAACCACTTCTTCAAGTCCAACCACCTGTTCCGGCAATGGACGGATGCCGACGGCATTCTCGACTACCTCGAATACGCGCGCAAGTTCATTGCCTGTTGCGAGGAAAAGCATGGTCTCAGCGAGGTTGAGGCAACGCTCGACGCCGCGCATTCCCTCATGCCGCACGGCGTCTTCCGGCATCGCCGTCCACGCCAGCCCTCCCTGCGCGAAGCAGAGGAGCAGCGCCGCGAACGGATCGCCGCGGCCGAACAGAATGTCCACTATCTCTGGAACACCATACTGAACCCCGCGCGCGGTCAGGCGTCGACAGATACGGAGCTTCTCGACCGCAAGCGCGACATGCATCTGCCGGAAGAGAACCTGCTCTATTTCCTGGAACACTACAGCCCCGTTCTGACCACATGGCAGCGCGAAATCCTCAGGATCGTGCGCAATATCGGGCAATACTTCTATCCGCAGAAACAGACGAAGGTCATGAACGAAGGCTGTGCCAGCTTCGTGCACTACTACATTTTGAACAAGCTGCATGAACAGGGACGGATCAGCGACGGCGCGATGCTGGAGATCCTTCACAGCCACACCAACGTGCTGACCCAGCCGGACTTCGACGATCCGCGTTTTTCCGGGATCAATCCCTACGCGCTCGGGTTCGCCATGATGGACGATATCAGGCGTGTGTGCCTGGACCCGACCGAGGAGGACCGGGAGTGGTTTCCGGATCTCGCCGGAAGCGGCGACTGGCGCAGTGTCTTGAGACACGCATGGGCCAACTATCGAGACGAAAGCTTTATCCAGCAGTTTCTTTCGCCTGCCGTGATCCGGCGGTTCAGGATGTTCGCCCTGTCGGACGAATCATCGTCGCGCTATTGCACGGTGACCGGCATCCACAATGAGCAGGGTTACCGGCATGTGCGTGACGCCCTTGCGCGCGACCATGACCTTGCGGCGCTTGAACCGGAGATCCAGGTCGCCGATGCCGATCTTCTCGGAGACCGGTGCCTGCATCTGAAGGCCATCCGGCGCAACTCCGTTCCGCTTGATCCGGAAAGCAGGGCCGCAACTCTCAAGCATGTCGAGCGGCTCTGGGGCTACAAGGTCGAAATCGTTGAGACGGATACGCCGAACTGA
- a CDS encoding YeaH/YhbH family protein: MAHFIDRRLNPKDKSLSNRRRFLKRVRTQIKKAVEDAVRERGVADVGRAKDVSVPTDGVSEPSFRKGAEGGHRERVYTGNKSFQTGDRIEKPPRGGGSGAGRQGAPGGDGEDDFLFALSREEFLDFFFEDLELPDLVKQSLKEITRTRPHRAGYSTSGAPANINISRTMRNSLGRRIGLKRPTDKEAQALLKEILRLEQIASPTPEQRAELTDLHAAYEILAKRRKIVAYIDPLDVRYNHFVQQPEPNANAVMFCLMDVSASMGEREKDLAKRFFMLLHLFLERRYEKTDIVFIRHTHDASEVDEDTFFYSPQTGGTVVSTALVVMKDIIRDRYPPSEWNIYAAQASDGENFGGDSRRCATLLGEDLMQVCQYFAYVEIVGEDEAQLINSEATGMELWESYGRVAEAWPNFARKRVATAADIYPVFRELFAREPSGQGHG, encoded by the coding sequence ATGGCGCATTTCATCGACCGCAGACTGAACCCGAAAGACAAGAGCCTGAGCAACAGGCGCCGCTTCCTGAAAAGGGTCCGGACCCAGATCAAGAAAGCGGTCGAGGATGCCGTGCGCGAGCGCGGCGTCGCAGATGTCGGCCGGGCCAAGGATGTAAGCGTACCGACCGACGGGGTCAGTGAACCCTCGTTCCGCAAGGGCGCCGAAGGCGGGCACAGGGAGCGGGTCTATACCGGCAACAAGAGCTTCCAGACCGGTGACCGGATCGAAAAGCCGCCGCGCGGCGGCGGTTCCGGAGCCGGCCGCCAGGGGGCCCCGGGCGGCGACGGCGAGGATGATTTCCTGTTTGCGCTTTCCAGAGAGGAATTCCTGGACTTTTTCTTCGAGGACCTGGAACTGCCCGACCTGGTCAAGCAGAGCCTGAAGGAAATCACACGGACGCGTCCCCACCGCGCCGGCTATTCCACGTCGGGCGCACCGGCAAACATCAATATTTCCCGGACGATGCGCAATTCCCTTGGCCGCAGGATCGGCCTGAAAAGACCGACCGACAAGGAAGCGCAGGCGCTGCTGAAGGAAATTCTCAGGCTGGAACAGATCGCGTCACCGACACCCGAACAACGCGCAGAACTGACCGACCTGCACGCCGCCTACGAGATCCTGGCGAAACGGCGCAAAATTGTCGCCTATATCGACCCGCTGGACGTGCGCTACAACCATTTCGTCCAGCAGCCGGAACCGAACGCCAATGCCGTTATGTTCTGCCTGATGGACGTGTCCGCCTCGATGGGCGAACGCGAAAAGGACCTGGCAAAACGGTTCTTCATGCTGCTGCACCTGTTTCTGGAGCGCCGCTACGAAAAAACGGACATCGTTTTCATACGGCACACCCATGATGCCTCGGAGGTCGATGAAGACACATTCTTCTACTCCCCGCAGACAGGCGGAACCGTCGTCAGTACGGCGCTTGTCGTCATGAAGGACATCATCCGGGATCGTTACCCGCCGTCGGAATGGAACATTTACGCGGCACAGGCTTCGGACGGTGAGAACTTCGGCGGCGACTCCCGGCGCTGTGCCACCCTCCTTGGCGAAGACCTCATGCAGGTCTGCCAGTATTTCGCCTATGTCGAGATCGTCGGCGAGGACGAAGCGCAGCTGATCAACAGCGAGGCAACCGGCATGGAGCTTTGGGAGTCCTATGGACGCGTGGCGGAAGCCTGGCCGAATTTTGCGAGAAAACGCGTCGCGACGGCCGCTGATATCTATCCGGTCTTCCGCGAACTCTTCGCGCGCGAACCCTCGGGGCAGGGCCATGGCTAA
- a CDS encoding PrkA family serine protein kinase has product MEIYTRFAEDYRNRNLEEITIQDYLLGCRDDPLMRATSAERMMAAIGQPEVIDTSQDQRLGRIFMNRTIKRYAPFKNLYGMEATIERIVGFFRHASQGLEERKQILYLLGPVGGGKSSIAEILKRLMEQEPIYVLKAGDQISPVYESPLGLFSANRVGDLLEDKYNIPRRLLTGLISPWATKRLDEYDGDISKFSIVKLYPSRLRQIGVTKTEPGDENNQDVSALVGKLDIRKLEEFSQDDPDAYSYSGALNRTTQGMMEFVEMFKAPIKVLHPLLTATQEGSYVGTENIGALPFQGLILAHSNESEWSQFKNNRNNEAFLDRISVVKVPYCLRASAEADIYGKLLSQSALVEASCAPETLPLLARFSVLTRLHEHENSTLYSKLRVYDGEMLKDSDPKAKSLQEYRDAAGVDEGMNGISTRFAFKVLSETFNHDTEEISADPVHLMYVLEQAIRREQFDAETESRYLDFLKTELAPHYAEFIGNEIQKAYLESYTDYGQNLFDRYIAYADAWIEEQDYKDPDTGQIFDRDVLEKELEKIEQPAGVANSRDFRNEVVKFVLRARAENQGQNPDWRRYEKLRQVIEKRMFGKVEELLPVISFGAKRDKKTDEKHHEFVERMTGHGYTKRQVRRLVEWYMRVNKAG; this is encoded by the coding sequence ATGGAGATCTACACACGGTTCGCCGAGGACTACAGAAACAGAAACCTGGAAGAAATCACGATCCAGGACTACCTGCTTGGATGCAGAGACGACCCCTTGATGCGCGCGACATCCGCCGAGCGCATGATGGCCGCAATAGGACAACCCGAGGTCATCGACACGAGCCAGGATCAGAGGCTCGGCCGGATTTTCATGAACCGGACGATCAAACGGTACGCCCCGTTCAAGAACCTTTACGGAATGGAAGCGACAATTGAGCGTATTGTCGGCTTTTTCCGCCATGCCAGCCAGGGGTTGGAGGAGCGCAAGCAGATCCTCTACCTGCTTGGCCCCGTCGGAGGTGGCAAATCGAGCATCGCCGAAATCCTGAAGAGACTGATGGAGCAGGAGCCGATCTACGTGCTCAAGGCCGGCGACCAGATCAGCCCGGTCTACGAATCGCCCCTCGGCCTTTTCAGTGCCAATCGTGTCGGCGACCTTCTGGAAGACAAGTACAACATCCCGCGGCGCCTGCTGACCGGACTGATTTCTCCTTGGGCGACAAAACGCCTCGACGAATATGACGGCGACATATCTAAATTCAGCATCGTCAAGCTCTACCCGTCGAGGCTGCGCCAGATCGGCGTCACCAAGACCGAACCGGGCGACGAAAACAATCAGGATGTCTCCGCGCTGGTCGGCAAACTCGACATCCGCAAGCTCGAGGAATTCAGTCAGGACGACCCGGATGCCTACAGCTATTCGGGCGCGCTCAACCGCACCACGCAGGGCATGATGGAATTCGTCGAGATGTTCAAGGCACCGATCAAGGTGCTGCATCCGCTGCTGACAGCGACGCAGGAAGGGTCCTATGTCGGCACGGAGAATATCGGCGCCCTGCCGTTCCAGGGATTGATCCTGGCGCATTCGAACGAATCCGAATGGAGCCAGTTCAAGAACAACAGGAACAACGAGGCCTTTCTCGATCGCATCAGCGTGGTGAAGGTTCCCTATTGCCTTCGGGCGAGCGCCGAGGCCGATATCTATGGCAAGCTGCTGAGCCAGAGTGCCCTGGTGGAGGCCTCCTGCGCGCCGGAGACACTGCCCCTTCTGGCACGCTTCAGTGTCCTGACACGGCTGCACGAGCACGAGAACTCGACGCTCTACTCCAAGCTCCGTGTCTATGACGGGGAGATGCTGAAGGATTCGGATCCGAAGGCGAAGTCGCTCCAGGAATACCGGGATGCGGCCGGGGTCGACGAGGGCATGAACGGCATTTCGACGCGCTTTGCCTTCAAGGTTCTGTCGGAGACCTTCAATCATGACACCGAGGAGATTTCCGCCGATCCGGTCCACCTGATGTATGTCCTGGAGCAGGCCATCAGGCGGGAGCAGTTCGATGCCGAAACCGAGAGCCGCTATCTCGATTTTCTCAAGACGGAACTGGCGCCGCATTATGCGGAGTTCATTGGCAACGAGATCCAGAAGGCCTATCTGGAGTCCTATACGGACTACGGCCAGAACCTGTTCGACCGCTACATCGCCTATGCCGACGCCTGGATCGAGGAACAGGATTACAAGGACCCGGACACCGGCCAGATATTCGACCGCGACGTTCTGGAAAAGGAACTGGAAAAGATCGAGCAGCCGGCAGGTGTCGCGAACTCCCGGGATTTCCGCAACGAGGTGGTGAAGTTCGTTCTGCGCGCCCGCGCGGAGAACCAGGGACAGAACCCGGACTGGCGGCGCTACGAGAAGCTGCGCCAGGTCATCGAAAAGCGCATGTTCGGCAAGGTGGAAGAGCTTCTTCCTGTCATCAGTTTCGGCGCCAAAAGGGACAAGAAGACCGACGAGAAGCACCACGAGTTCGTCGAGCGCATGACCGGTCACGGCTACACCAAACGGCAGGTCAGGCGGCTGGTCGAGTGGTACATGCGCGTCAACAAGGCCGGGTGA
- a CDS encoding ABC transporter substrate-binding protein, giving the protein MRFKMIGSGLVSVLALAASIGIAEAKSDIVVAMQLEPPHLDPTSAAAGAIDSVLYSNVFEGLTRFGPDGTVNPGLAESWTISEDGKTYTFKLNDGVKFHDGTDMTAEDVKFSLDRARADDSANAQKALFAGIDSVEVVDPLTVKVTLTEANSNFLFNMAWGDAVIVAPETIADIKTNPVGTGAFRFADWVQGDKIELERNPDYWGTPAQLDNVTFKFISDPTAAFASVMAEDVNAFVGFPAPENLPQFEADPRFQVLVGSTEGETILAMNNKLPPLDNPLVRSAVAHAINRQAIIDGAMFGYGTPIGTHFAPHNPDYVDLTGMSQYDPELSKKLLEEAGFPDGFETTLKLPPPSYARRGGEIIASQLRAIGIETEITNLEWAQWLEQVFKGKDYGLTIVSHTEPMDIGIYARPDYYFQYDNPEFQALFANITSENDPEKRSALLKQAQENIAGDHVNAYLFQLAFPTVADARIKGLWKNQPTQATDLTGVSWEN; this is encoded by the coding sequence ATGCGTTTTAAAATGATAGGGAGTGGGCTGGTCAGCGTGTTGGCATTGGCCGCAAGCATCGGCATCGCGGAAGCCAAAAGCGATATCGTGGTCGCCATGCAGCTCGAGCCTCCGCATCTGGACCCGACCAGCGCCGCCGCCGGTGCGATCGATTCCGTGCTTTATTCCAACGTATTCGAAGGCCTCACCCGCTTTGGTCCGGATGGCACCGTCAATCCCGGTCTGGCCGAAAGCTGGACGATATCCGAAGACGGCAAGACCTACACATTCAAGCTGAACGACGGCGTGAAGTTCCACGACGGCACGGACATGACCGCCGAGGATGTCAAGTTCAGCCTTGACCGGGCTCGGGCTGACGACAGCGCAAACGCCCAGAAAGCGCTCTTTGCCGGTATCGACAGCGTCGAGGTCGTCGACCCGCTCACCGTCAAGGTCACGCTGACGGAGGCCAACAGCAATTTCCTCTTCAACATGGCCTGGGGCGATGCGGTCATCGTCGCGCCGGAAACGATTGCCGACATCAAGACCAATCCGGTCGGGACGGGAGCCTTCCGGTTTGCAGATTGGGTCCAGGGCGACAAGATCGAACTGGAAAGGAACCCCGATTACTGGGGCACGCCGGCGCAGCTGGACAATGTCACCTTCAAGTTCATCTCCGACCCGACAGCCGCGTTCGCGTCCGTGATGGCCGAGGACGTCAACGCTTTCGTCGGGTTCCCTGCACCTGAAAACCTGCCGCAATTCGAGGCGGACCCGAGGTTCCAGGTTCTTGTCGGCTCGACGGAAGGCGAGACGATCCTGGCGATGAACAACAAGCTTCCGCCTCTCGATAACCCATTGGTGCGCTCCGCCGTCGCCCATGCGATCAACCGTCAGGCGATCATCGACGGCGCCATGTTCGGCTACGGCACGCCGATCGGAACGCATTTCGCCCCGCACAATCCGGACTATGTCGATCTGACGGGCATGAGCCAGTATGATCCGGAGCTTTCGAAAAAGCTGCTGGAGGAAGCCGGTTTCCCCGATGGCTTCGAGACAACGCTCAAACTGCCGCCGCCGTCCTATGCCCGCCGGGGCGGGGAGATCATCGCCTCGCAGCTCAGGGCTATCGGAATCGAAACCGAAATCACAAACCTGGAATGGGCGCAGTGGCTCGAACAGGTCTTCAAGGGCAAGGACTACGGCCTGACCATTGTCAGCCATACCGAACCGATGGATATCGGTATCTATGCCCGGCCGGACTACTATTTCCAGTATGACAATCCGGAGTTCCAGGCACTGTTCGCGAACATCACCAGCGAAAACGACCCTGAAAAGAGGTCGGCGCTTCTGAAGCAGGCGCAGGAGAATATCGCCGGGGACCACGTCAACGCCTACCTGTTCCAGCTGGCGTTTCCGACTGTTGCCGATGCCAGGATCAAGGGGCTCTGGAAAAACCAGCCGACACAGGCAACCGATCTGACGGGTGTCTCCTGGGAAAACTGA
- a CDS encoding ABC transporter permease, producing the protein MLHYFLKRLVSLCLSLVAASVLIFLTLEVVPGDPAAYMLGINAQEDTLNALREQLGLNGTILQRYLSWAGGLLVGDFGTSYTYRTPVAELIGERLWVSLPLALYALLLSTLIAFPAGIWAASKRGTLVDSGVMGVTQLGVAIPNFWFAMLMVLIFAINLRWFSAGGFPGWEEGFFAGMKALTLPAIALALPQASILTRVMRSSLLDTLGEDYIRSARAKGLTQRQAMWRHALRNALIPVLTIMGLQFSFLLAGAIIIENVFYLPGLGRLVFQAISSRDLIVVESVVMLLVFAVILVNFAVDLAYAWVDPRLRRRR; encoded by the coding sequence ATGTTGCACTATTTCCTGAAACGCCTGGTGTCCCTGTGCCTCAGTCTCGTTGCGGCCTCCGTGCTGATTTTCCTGACACTTGAAGTCGTGCCCGGGGACCCGGCGGCCTACATGCTCGGCATCAATGCACAGGAAGACACGCTGAACGCCTTGCGCGAGCAACTGGGCCTGAATGGCACGATCCTTCAGCGGTATCTGTCCTGGGCAGGCGGCTTGCTGGTCGGCGATTTCGGGACGTCCTATACCTACCGAACACCCGTTGCCGAGCTGATCGGCGAACGCCTCTGGGTTTCGCTGCCGCTGGCTCTTTATGCGCTTTTGCTGAGCACGCTGATCGCATTTCCCGCCGGTATCTGGGCGGCGTCGAAACGGGGGACCCTTGTCGATTCCGGTGTCATGGGCGTGACCCAGCTTGGCGTGGCGATCCCGAATTTCTGGTTTGCGATGCTGATGGTGCTGATCTTTGCCATCAATCTGCGCTGGTTTTCCGCAGGCGGCTTTCCCGGATGGGAGGAAGGTTTTTTCGCGGGCATGAAAGCCCTGACGCTGCCCGCCATCGCCCTCGCCCTGCCGCAGGCAAGCATTCTGACGCGGGTGATGCGCTCCAGCCTGCTCGACACGCTCGGCGAGGATTACATCCGTTCCGCCCGCGCCAAGGGACTCACACAGCGTCAGGCAATGTGGCGGCATGCCCTACGCAATGCCCTCATCCCCGTGCTGACGATCATGGGTTTGCAGTTCTCCTTCCTGCTGGCGGGCGCGATCATCATCGAGAATGTGTTTTATCTACCTGGTCTCGGCCGGCTCGTCTTTCAGGCGATCAGTTCACGCGACCTGATCGTGGTCGAGAGCGTGGTCATGCTGCTCGTTTTCGCGGTCATCCTCGTCAATTTCGCCGTCGATCTTGCCTATGCCTGGGTGGATCCGAGATTGCGGAGGCGGCGATGA